The Magnolia sinica isolate HGM2019 chromosome 11, MsV1, whole genome shotgun sequence DNA window TAtaaattataatttaaaaaaagcaTGTATTAGAgaactctaatacataattacaataatataaaatgagatgaaatcatttttatgCGGCCCTATTTGGTTGTTGCTTAAAATTGATTTcttctcattttagttaaaaaACAATCATTCTttagatctctaatacataattatgaataaataaaatgaaatgaaatcatttttaggcAGCAACCAAACAGGCAATCGAAAAACTAACAGACTTCACATAGTATAGAATGTAAAATAAAACTGAAAAAAACAGATGTAAAAGAAATTCCAATCTCGTCGTGGCTGATAAATAGATGTGATTGATAACATGTGCATTGACAGCTCTCATTCATGTATAAAAACACGAGCAAAACGCCCAAGGAATGCAGCCATTTGGGGATGCTCTAATTGCTACAACCAAACAAGGTATTGCCAAAAGGCCAAAGCATCTTCTATACTTTTATTACCTTTTCATTGGCCTTCCTGACCCCCCTTTATGAAGCTCCCGTACCTTGCATGTGGGAGGTGACAGCCAGTAGAAATCTCTTCGAACATCACTGATCTCTATCTATCCGAGCAGTACTTGCAcccgaaaaagaaaaaagaaaaaaaagagaagaccCTTATAATCTGACCTAATAATGACTAGAGATTTGAGGCCTTCTGGGGCTTTCAAAATTCCTAAGATTTCCCCTTCAAATCTTCCTCTCCCTCTGACTGAAACAAGATCTCGGTGAAAGAGATTAATCAAACAGAAGAGATTTTTAACCTAATTACTTATAAAACATGCATGACAAATAACATGAGAAGAAAACTCTGTAGAAATTAAATCATCTCAACATGTCCAAAAAAACAATTCTAGAAAGCGACATCCAAACAAGCCCGAAAGCAACAAATCGTGAATTGGGTTTATTTCAGAATCCATCACCACAATCCTACTGGTACAAATTTTTACATTATTCACGTACAGCGTAGTCACTGCGATTCAAGGTACCGAGCTTCATCGAAGATGGATTCTTGGATGAGCATGCTGTGTTGGTAGCCTTCGTGGTTGGAGAAGAAAGGAGGGTGGGCCAAAGAGCTGATATTGATCTCAGCTGAATTAGCTCCATTGCTTCCATTCACCATTCCCACTGCATAAAGGGATTCGAATCGTTCTAGTTTCTGAGGATTGCAATAAACCATCTCCTCGAATTCGAGTGGGAAACTGTTAGGATCTTGCAACATGTGCATAACCATGCGGTCGGCATCATATTGAGTGTTCAGCAATGAAGAACTAGTGGCTGTTATGGAATCCATGGAGGTGGAAGATGAGATCAAGCTGTTGAGAGAATTTCCATAGAGACTTTGTGGGGTGGGAACATCGATCTTATGTTGAAGACTTACCCCATCAATGATGGGTTGTTGATGATCGTCTGAGAATCTCCCGCCAAGCTTAATCAGCAGTTTCTTAAGAGATGCTTGATCGATGGAACGTGGGCTTTGGTTTGATAATGGAACGGGCATGATGGGCGTGGGTGGATCAGGCCAATATGGGTTTTGGATACTGTTTTCTGCCAACATGAGatttccatttgattttttcatcTCTTGCTTTAAACCAGAGACTCTTCGAGCATGTTGCTCCTTGCGCTGCTTGCCCAAGAGCTTCTTCTTCAACCTGGTGTTCCAGTAGTTCTTTATATCATTATCAGTTCGGCCTGGTAGTTGTGCTGCGATAATAGACCACCTGTtcatacgagagagagagagagagagagagagagagagagagagatcgaatgATTTTAAGGACTTAAGAAGAAAACCCAAGTAGAAAAACATGTTGTGGATCGAAAATTGCCTGCTTCCGATACTTATGTAAAGGCTGCAAATGATGTTATCTTCTTCTTCAGAAAATCCACCATGCTTGATGTTAGGGCGGAGGTAGTTCAACCACCGGAGGCGGCAGCTCTTCCCGCATCGCTTGAGGCCTAAAATAGAAAAGATTCATTTAATATATATCGGTTTGATTAATTTCACATGTGGGTgtaaggggggagagagagagagagagagagagagagagagagagagagaacctatCTTCTGCGGCAAGGCGATCCAATTGCCTCCGGTGCCATGTTGTTCGATGAAGGCCTTGAGCTTGGCATCTTCTTCAGGTGACCATGGGCCTTTCTTGACGTTCGCTTTGTCACAACAAGGTGCTCTCCCCATGGCTTCTTTGTAGTCTTTCTGAGGTTcgccttctcttcttctctctctcctgtATGTGTTGTTATATGAAGGAGACACagagagacagacagacagagagagagagagagagagagagagagagagagagagagagcctctcTTTTCTGTGGATGTTATATGAGAGAGAAAGGGTGATGTTTTCTCttttctatgtggctgttgttatatgattgagagagagagagagagagagagagagagctggtgtGGGAGTTATTATATGCATGAGAGAGACTTCTGCTCTCGTGAGGAGTTTTCTTATGTACGAGGGAGATTTCTCTCCTCGCGTGGCGcttttatgcttagagagaaaaGGAGTGATCTCTTCTCCTTTACCTCCGGGACTGTAGATGTCAGCaggatgctctctctctctcttaaacaaGACTCGCGCCTGTGAGACCGAGAAGGGGCTCACTTTACACGTGGCAACGAAGCATGCGTACGCCTGATCGAGGCATTCGTCACGTTGGACGAACCACGAACATGCCCATGACTCAGAAACAAATCTTATcttatcatcaggtgggccacaaatgtaaatTGAATATCGAACGTTGTCATCTTTTACTACCATTTATCTCATACAATTGCCGCCCGACAACTCATTGACCGTGCATGTTCACGTCGGGCCCACCATATGGATGACTAGATTTTCCCCAAGTCCTATCAGGGACAGAAAGAGACCCCGGacaatcaaaatctcaagtgtttTAAGAGAAAACGTTGTATCTGAACTTTCAAGTACAACCCTTCTTTTCCCGCCAACACTGCAACTTGTGTACAACATCCGACCCGTCCAAAAGGTGGCCAAGACCACAAAAATCATCTGGGTAAAAAATCAGGCCAAGCAATTCATTATTTGGTCCACACCCGTACATCAAGTCAGACCATCGGCCATCCGTTGATTTCGTCTGCAGCCAACCTGATGACCAGACCGTCCTGGTTTCCTCATCAGGTGATCtttctagtgggacccactttcttCAGTGGCCAGATGTTCTACGCAAACTGAACCCATGGCAGGAAATGAATCGTTATATGTGAAAGCTCACATACAACGGTCGTACGATAACATTCTCATATTTAAAATTGGCGGTGGGCTAAAGACGAGCCACTATCTCCGAAAAAAAAATGGAGGAATTAGAAACGCCAGGACAGATGATTGGGGTTTTCTTCATTGTCTTTCTTAGACTAGAATCTAAAATCATACATGTATCaatggcccaccactcctttttCTGGGCTGCTAACACATTCAAATTTCAAAAGACCTAGAACAGACCAGAACAAGGATCCAACTGtgaccgtacacgtggcatcaaTTTACGTGACAACCAACGGTCCGGTTCATGGGCATCGGTATTGCAAGATGagcaacggtccagatcatgcaATCAAGGTACTCCTTTATATGGATCCTAGAATTATGCTGATAGGATTACtgttaaatatataaattacgTTAGGAAGTTCATCAAGCGGCAACACCGATTCATAGAATTTTGAGCCACAACTATAATGATTCTGAATTTTGGTACACTTAAAAATGttaattaataaattttaaatttaatttttgaattataaaccaaacgaatTACTCAATTTATTAAGAGAGTCCTGACTCGAGTTGCAGGTGAGGCCAGGGAATTGATTTCGGCAActataataaataaatttctgcaaagttttttagaaaatttaaaatttaaataaatttagttAAGGTTGCTTTATCTGGGCTTCCTTCTTCTTTACCAGGAATTTAGTCTATGTAAAAACCTAaagaaaagagaactgataaaaggaaagaggaattgaggagaGTTCGGATTCGGGGAGCTTTAaggtctctcttttttcttttcttttttttaaatgtttttctatttaACTTATGTCTGATTTatgcaatggatggtgtggattagccGCATAATCATTGCATTGGTATGTGGGAAGATCCAAGGGAAAGAAGGGAGAATACTTAGATTTAGGCAGCTTTTTTTTGcttgtaggatttgaattaacTACATCTGGTCATAATAGATCACATCTGAATGGATTATTAGATCCTTAGGGCCAAAATATATCACGATCGTAATTTTCAGATTGGTTCGATCATCTGATGTACCACAACAATCAAATCTGATCGTAGACATAAATTCCCATATTAAATGATCATATGGCGGAACATCAGGCATGTTAGTttcaatctaagccatccatatcAAGGATTGATCAGATTTATGATGACGAACAAAATTTAAAATGGATCTAACTGTTTGGTGAGCGATAAGAATAGAAGGAAGGAATTGTATAAAGCATGCATTGACTTTGAATACAAAGTCATGGAAAGCGATCTATTAAAACATCGCTAATTTGGAGATATAGGAGAGAATGGATGGTTCAGACCTGACCATATGATCAGTAAAGCATAAGAAATATGAAAAGTAAGAAAAACACAAGAAGTTGTAAAAGTCGGATAGTCTAGACTGAATGTAACAGTGTTGAGTCGATCCATTGATCGAAGGCAGTGAAAATAGTCCAGACTATAAAATTCATGATTTATTCAATTGATCAAAGAGGGCATTCCATCGATCAAAATGGAAAAAATCT harbors:
- the LOC131218829 gene encoding transcription factor RAX3-like, with the translated sequence MGRAPCCDKANVKKGPWSPEEDAKLKAFIEQHGTGGNWIALPQKIGLKRCGKSCRLRWLNYLRPNIKHGGFSEEEDNIICSLYISIGSRWSIIAAQLPGRTDNDIKNYWNTRLKKKLLGKQRKEQHARRVSGLKQEMKKSNGNLMLAENSIQNPYWPDPPTPIMPVPLSNQSPRSIDQASLKKLLIKLGGRFSDDHQQPIIDGVSLQHKIDVPTPQSLYGNSLNSLISSSTSMDSITATSSSLLNTQYDADRMVMHMLQDPNSFPLEFEEMVYCNPQKLERFESLYAVGMVNGSNGANSAEINISSLAHPPFFSNHEGYQHSMLIQESIFDEARYLESQ